A genomic stretch from Tribolium castaneum strain GA2 chromosome 6, icTriCast1.1, whole genome shotgun sequence includes:
- the LOC103314025 gene encoding sulfotransferase 1C4: MADTTLKFPHKIEDLDPETNAEISRNFSGGLNHLVQVGPQKMLIPSEFSDECDNYYNFKFRKGDVIVVGYPRSGTTMTQEMVWLMLNNFDLKKALDTSLIVRVPLLEARSLTTKETIAAVSATNQGAEKLRLYRSSIEILRANPGRRVIKTHLHFNFLPPDLLNCGCKIIYVARNPKDVVVSLYHLQRTSQGRQYTGDISTFLDYFVSDLTLFAPYWAHLSQGWERRHSPNVHFIFYEDFIQNRRHHIKTIADFINQKLTTEQVELLEDTLEFSHFKKYMSRGVDRDMNTRQDVNDDFIRKGEIGGWKEYFTEEMNQKMDKWVKENVARIGIEFPLEF, from the exons ATGGCCGACACCACCCTCAAATTTCCTCACAAAATCGAGGACCTGGACCCCGAGACAAACGCTGAAATTTCGCGAAACTTTTCAG GGGGTCTCAATCACCTCGTCCAAGTCGGCCCCCAAAAAATGCTAATCCCGAGCGAATTCAGCGACGAGTGTgacaattattacaattttaaatttcgaaagGGGGATGTTATCGTTGTGGGCTACCCCCGATCTGGCACCACCATGACCCAGGAGATGGTCTGGCTGATGCTGAACAACTTCGACCTGAAGAAGGCCCTCGACACTTCCCTAATCGTGCGAGTCCCGCTTTTGGA ggCGCGGTCTCTCACGACGAAGGAGACCATCGCTGCGGTCAGTGCCACCAACCAGGGGGCGGAAAAATTGAGACTGTACCGGTCCTCTATCGAGATTTTGAGGGCCAACCCTGGACGAAGAGTCATCAAGACGCACCtacatttcaattttttgcccCCGGATTTGTTAAATTGTGGTTGTAAA ATTATTTATGTTGCTCGTAACCCAAAAGACGTCGTTGTGTCCCTGTACCACTTACAACGCACCAGCCAGGGCCGCCAATACACCGGCGATATTTCCACTTTTTTGGACTATTTCGTGTCGGATTTGACGCTTTTTGCGCCCTACTGGGCCCACCTGAGCCAGGGCTGGGAGCGACGCCACTCCCCCAacgtgcattttattttttacgaggattttatacaaaatcgCAGACATCACATTAAAACCATCGCGGATTTTATCAATCAAAAGCTCACAACCGAGCAAGTGGAGCTGCTGGAGGACACACTCGAGTTTTCGCATTTTAAGAAATATATGTCGAGAGGTGTGGACAGGGATATGAACACGAGGCAGGACGTCAATGATGATTTTATAAGGAAGGGGGAGATCGGCGGGTGGAAGGAATACTTCACTGAGGAGATGAATCAGAAAATGGACAAATGGGTCAAGGAAAATGTGGCCCGAATCGGAATCGAGTTTCCTCTAGAGTTTTAA